The Cherax quadricarinatus isolate ZL_2023a chromosome 81, ASM3850222v1, whole genome shotgun sequence genome includes a region encoding these proteins:
- the LOC128699828 gene encoding torsin-1B isoform X1, translated as MAAAAPLSSNSARHKPFRRSASAQPETLTMSLSPYSSRRKLRAKSPGRNLTAIFTAKGDSSGRLHSDDSSASRRKTSTSDFSNGLHLKTIKEVSSWNSLSRSSSAPHYNRHSETFPVNKPDDTEDSSTASDNDDYTNLTLSDEPDHYANKRVYPDLSNDSSLKLRSIPYKKKLRTDDNHNSQGLNEKQSVIHSLLKTFSKIIIFIIVLLFSLLFLTVGMTKFFVYQETKCEEKRNAMLPLNELKEQLSLFVVGQEIAIDVLISSLKKIVPNKSEKPLIFWMVGWTGSGKTHTTHIIKDILSETSYVHLVIPSLLPQDTSSLHKEMVKLFNRLDPCSLNVIIIDGWDEEGNFPIKVLENVIFHINHYKAEGYNIGQMVLILSGTRGSTEIGEYFLNLRQSGKSREEFKSEEFINVTTSLREAKLLRAVTQEFVLLPYLPLEVPHIKLCIKEELLKLQNTEVLLKEDKLKKITQKLLDQLNFLPASYPLVAVTGCKRVQPLLALLLSGPNPPSW; from the coding sequence ATGGCAGCGGCAGCTCCACTATCATCTAATAGTGCTAGGCATAAGCCATTTCGGAGGTCAGCATCTGCCCAGCCAGAGACACTTACCATGTCCTTGTCTCCATACTCTTCTAGAAGGAAACTAAGAGCAAAATCTCCTGGGCGGAACCTAACAGCAATATTTACCGCCAAAGGTGACTCTTCTGGAAGACTGCATTCAGACGACAGCTCTGCATCCCGACGGAAAACTTCCACTTCAGATTTTTCGAATGGGCTGCATCTGAAAACTATCAAAGAAGTCAGTAGTTGGAATTCTTTATCTAGAAGTTCTTCAGCGCCTCATTATAATCGCCATAGTGAGACTTTTCCAGTTAATAAACCTGATGATACTGAAGATAGTAGTACTGCAAGTGATAATGATGACTATACAAACTTAACACTTTCTGATGAACCAGACCATTATGCAAACAAGAGGGTCTATCCAGACTTAAGCAATGACAGCAGCTTAAAGCTACGCAGCATTCCATACAAAAAGAAGCTTAGAACTGATGACAAccacaacagtcaaggactaaaTGAAAAGCAATCTGTGATACACAGCCTTTTAAAAACATTTAgtaaaattattatattcataataGTCCTtttgttttcattattatttctGACTGTGGGAATGACAAAATTCTTTGTTTATCAAGAAACAAAATGTGAGGAAAAAAGAAATGCAATGTTGCCCCTAAATGAATTGAAGGAGCAACTGTCACTCTTTGTGGTAGGGCAAGAAATTGCTATAGATGTGCTAATAAGTTCACTGAAAAAAATTGTGCCAAATAAAAGTGAAAAACCCCTCATTTTCTGGATGGTTGGTTGGACTGGGAGTGGGAAAACGCACACAACCCACATTATTAAAGATATCTTATCCGAAACATCATATGTACATCTTGTAATACCTTCTCTGCTTCCCCAAGATACTAGCAGCCTACACAAAGAGATGGTGAAACTCTTTAATAGACTTGATCCCTGTTCtcttaatgtaataataatcgaTGGCTGGGATGAAGAAGGTAATTTCCCAATCAAGGTTTTAGAAAATGTAATTTTTCACATTAATCATTATAAAGCTGAAGGTTACAATATTGGTCAAATGGTTCTTATTTTAAGTGGAACAAGGGGCAGCACAGAAATCGGTGAATATTTCTTAAATCTGCGTCAAAGTGGAAAATCTAGAGAAGAGTTTAAAAGTGAAGAATTTATTAATGTGACTACATCCCTTCGTGAAGCCAAGCTACTTCGTGCAGTCACACAAGAGTTTGTTCTTTTGCCTTATTTACCTTTAGAAGTTCCTCATATTAAATTATGTATCAAAGAAGAACTGTTAAAGTTACAGAACACTGAAGTACTTCTGAAAGAAGataaactgaaaaaaataacTCAAAAATTACTTGACCAGCTGAATTTCTTACCTGCTTCATATCCCTTAGTGGCAGTTACTGGTTGCAAACGTGTTCAACCACTCTTGGCACTTCTATTGTCTGGGCCAAATCCTCCTTCATGGTAG
- the Kdsr gene encoding 3-ketodihydrosphingosine reductase, with amino-acid sequence MGWCCCITWLWSILAIGLGVALFEFFSRKKRDLKGKHVLVTGGSSGIGLSVALDVAARGASVTLVARDVDKLEKAQVEIATVISRVASGGYVQYFSGDLSGDPEKIASIVKDAEVDLGPIYMLVNCAGFARAQTFEDIPPWLVKQLMDVNYTGSFIITQEAVRSMKRQHEGVVVFTSSQAGLIGLYGFTAYSAAKAALVRLAEALHMEVKPYNITVTVCYPPDTDTPGFEEENQTKPVETKLMSETAGLLKPEEVAKKLVDDALIGSFTSTVGLEGFMLTTLCAGMGPITDAFSFLTQVFLFGIFRAVSAFYLWSFNKIVDKEYRKRQACKKSE; translated from the exons ATGGGTTGGTGTTGCTGCATCACCTGGTTATGGAGCATACTTGCTATAGGTCTGGGAGTCGCTCTTTTTGAGTTTTTCTCGAGAAAAAAGAGGGATTTAAAAGGCAAACATGTTTTG GTAACTGGAGGCTCGAGTGGAATAGGGCTGAGTGTTGCTCTTGATGTTGCTGCCAGAGGCGCAAGTGTTACTTTGGTAGCAAGAGATGTTGACAAACTGGAAAAGGCCCAAGTTGAGATTGCCACTGTTATTTCCAGAGTTGCAAGCGGTGGTTATGTCCAGTACTTTTCCG GTGATCTGAGTGGAGATCCAGAGAAGATAGCATCCATAGTTAAGGATGCTGAGGTAGATCTGGGACCCATCTACATGTTGGTCAACTGTGCTGGCTTTGCCAGAGCTCAGACATTTGAAGATATTCCTCCCTGGCTTGTCAAG CAATTGATGGATGTAAACTATACCGGGTCATTCATCATCACACAAGAAGCTGTGCGCAGCATGAAGCGGCAGCATGAGGGGGTGGTGGTTTTTACCTCTTCCCAGGCTGGCCTCATTGGTCTTTATGGATTCACTGCCTATTCGGCCGCCAAGGCTGCTCTTGTCAGGTTGGCTGAGGCTCTTCACATGGAG gtGAAGCCATACAATATTACAGTCACTGTGTGCTACCCTCCAGACACTGACACTCCAGGCTTTGAGGAGGAAAACCAAACCAAGCCTGTAGAGACTAAGCTCATGTCTGAGACTGCAGGACTCCTGAAG CCTGAGGAAGTGGCTAAAAAGCTAGTTGACGATGCCTTGATTGGCTCTTTTACGAGCACAGTTGGTCTAGAAGGCTTCATGTTGACTACACTTTGTGCCGGCATGGGCCCCATCACCGACGCATTCTCCTTCTTGACACAG GTGTTTTTGTTCGGCATTTTCCGCGCCGTCTCGGCATTCTACCTGTGGAGCTTCAACAAGATTGTGGACAAGGAGTACCGGAAGAGGCAGGCCTGTAAGAAAAGTGaataa